In Balaenoptera ricei isolate mBalRic1 chromosome 4, mBalRic1.hap2, whole genome shotgun sequence, the genomic stretch TTCAAACTAAAAACCAGCGCACACTTTCGCTGTCTGCCTGCTGGAATCTGACTTCCAGACCCAACCGAGGCCGGGTTTGTGCGCCCACGCCGCTGACTTTTGGATTTCGGGTCCCAGGCCTGGGATAGGGAACGAGGGGTGTCAAGGACAGCCGTTTCCGTACCTGTGTGCGTCCTTTTGTGGATCTTTAAGTTCTCAGAACGGGCGAAGACCTTGCCGCagccagggaaggggcaggggaagggcttCTCGCCCGTGTGCACGCGGATGTGGTTGACCAGTTTGTATTTGGCTTTGAAGGGCTTGCCCTCGCGCGGACACTCCTCCCAGAAGCAGATGTGGTTACTCTGCTCGGGTCCGCCGACGTGCTCCACGGTGACGTGCGTGACCAGCTCGTGCATGGTGCTGAAAGTTTTGTTGCACGACTTTTTGGGGTTGGCCAGCTGCTCGGGCTCGATCCACTTGCAGATGAGCTCCTGTTTGATGGGCTGGCGCATATAGCGGAAGAAGGCGCCGGCGCCGTGATGCGCGGCCATGTTCACGTTCATGGGCCCGTAGCCGTGCAGCTGCGGCGCGGCATAGTGCTCTGAACGCGGACTGGTCACCTGGCCATACTGCTCGGGCCGCGGGTACATGTCCCCCGAGAAGCCAAGCCTCATCTGCCCGTTGACCACGTTGGGCGATGCATGGCCCGCCGCCTGCTCGTGAAGGCCGGGGAAGAGGAGGTGGCCCGCGGCGTCCGTGTGGCCGTGTGGGCCCCCGAAGCCCCCGGCTGAAGCAGCGAACAGACTGTGTTGCGCGCTGGCTGCAGCCGCCGCGTCGCCAAAGCCCCGGTTGCGGAACAGAAAGTCCCGCGTGGAGTTGAAGGCTGCGCTCGAATAGGAGCCGACGTGGCCCGGATGGTGGTGATGTCCCAGGGCCGCCGCAGCCGCGTAGCCGGGAGCCTGAGACGTGAAGGCCGTCTGGCCCGCGGAGGCCAGCTCGTGCGAGCTGGGGTTGAGCTTGAAGGCACCCATGCCGTCGGCGAACGGGTTGATGCCCAGGCCCACGTCGCGCTCGGCCACGTCGCCCGCCGAGTGGTGGCGGGACGCGCCAAAGGTGGTCACGCCGATCGCGGGGTACTGGGGGCCGGCGTCCAGGAGCATCGTGGCTGCTCGGGGCGAGCCccggcctcccccgccccccccaccctcGCCCGCCGAGGAGGGAAaattaggaggaggaggaggaggaggtagtggaggaggaggaacgggaggcggaggaagaggaggaagaagaagaggagggaggaggagtcgACCCACCTCGCGAAGTCCTAGCCCGCAGGCAGCGGCGCGGCGCGCCGGGGCGCCCGCCCGGCCAAGCGCGGGGAAGCCTGACTGCTGCGGGCCGCGAGCAAGGCGGGCTCCGGCGCCCGCCGAGCAGACCCCGCCGGCCCGGCTAGCACTTTCTCGCCGCTCAGTCTCTGCCGAGAGGACCCCGCGTCAAGGCTGCCCAGGGAAAGGCATGGAGCATCTCAGCCCCCCAAAAAAACTTCCTCCCGGGTTTGCAGCATAGAGGAATGTGAGCGCCGGAGCAGCGACTGCTAGCCCTCTCTCCGCCTCGCGCCGTACGCCCCTCCTCACTTCTCCACTAGCCCCTcgccctttcttttctctctctctctctctctcctttctctcaggCTCGCCTCCTCGCTCCTTCACtctcctttttccccctctgctttttgcaaaaaaaaaaaaaaaaaaaaaaaggggggggcggtggagggggagaaaaaaaagaaagaaagaaaaagccaaagaaaaggcGCAAATCATGCACAATATTGTCTTTTGCGGTTTATCTTCCTGGGGAGAAACTTTCACCTCCTCAGCCGGGCGGTGAGCGCGAGACTGATAGCAGCAATCATTCCTGCAGATAAATGAATTGAAAGGACGACACCGTCCCCCCCTTGATGAATGGGAGCAGGGGGAGGCGTCACGTGCTGCCGACGCGGGCGCCCATTGGTGTGCCCGCGCTCCCCCCGCCCGCAGCCGCCGCGCCAACGGAGGGCGCGCCGAGGCGCCGCGCGCCTTTCATTGGCCCGCCCGCCTCATCAATCCCAGGTATTGTAAAGCGCTTGACATCCCCTTTTGACAAACAGGGCTGCCAGGAGTAGCAACTTTTTTTTTAGCCaaattttttccctcttcttatggaaaaaaatttttgccacgatttcttttccttttcgcATTCATAgacattctctctcctctttatccgtatccctctccctttccctctccatctctctttaTCTTGTCCTTCTTCAGACCTGCTCTTAGCTTAGCGATTAGCGACTTCGGGCGTCTCCGAGAACAGGAGGCGGGGATGGGGCTGGTAAACACTAAGCTAAGGCACTTCCAGAATGTCCCGATTCagcaactttcttttctttctttcccccgtCCCCGCCTTGAAGGGCAGCAAAGGAGGCTTTTGTTATTTGCTCCTTTTGAAGTTCGCTTCCCTCTTGCTTCGTCCCCCTCCTGTTTATAATTTAAGATCTAGGGAGCACACAGGCACACCACTTTCTCTTTACCAGAAATGTGATTTCTCAGGATAACCGGTTGCCTCGATTTTCTCACTGTTATCAAATCAATCAGACCTcctgctccctccttcccccccaaAAATAAGCACAGGTGGATGAGCGCTCCAACTTTCCAGGTTCAGGGTTTTtcgtttttgtgggtttttttttttttttttttttttttttaccaaattgaAAACATTGTTGccgaatttttattttttcctttcctgtgttattcttttcttttctcccttttccctaGTCTCCCTTGTCTGCCCCCACTAACCCCTCTCTCTGCACTCCTGTTCCCAACCCTGGCCCCTTTCATTCAGGTAAAACTGTAAATTTCCCAACACGCCATTGTTCTTCAGGACTGCCCAAAGCTCCCTAGAAATCCCCGAATACTTTTTTTGGTATTTAAATCTCCGATAGATAGGACCAATGTAAATTTTGTGACATTCAAACCTTTTCTAGTTCACAAATCAGTCACCCTTGTCACAGTTATTGAAATTCCGCAACTCGCCACACCAGGACGGTGGAAAAAGCGGGCGCGGTCTTTGTTGCCGACCAGGCTTTTGATCGCCAGAGAAAATTTACTTACCTTCAGATGagtgagcagaaaaagaaataacactcCCTTTGATTTAGTTAGGAAAATGCAGACATTTGGATTCAGTGCAAACATACAACACTCGCTTGTTTTCGCGATGCGGCCCTCGATTAACCTGTCTTTGCCCAGCGCAAAGTCTATTCAACAACTGCGCGTAGTTGCTTTTTGTCCCGTCCACAAAGAGCCATTGACTATATATTAAAATGATTGTTGAAAGGTAGAGGAGTATGGCACTtaaaagcaggggaaaaaaatccctgtgACTCAATCAATTAAGGCGAGCAACATTTATGCATTTCAAAAAATGCATGCGGATGCGGGGGGTTGGGGGATGAAGGTTGCATTTCTCCGCAGCTCTGTTTAAAACCCAGCAGCCCAGGCCGAGGGTTTAGCTGAAGCGTCTGCATATTCATTAGGTCTAATTATTTTCTAGTAAGGAAAACACAAAAAGCCAAGAGTCGGAATCCTTCAATTTGCCCTTTGTTTCTAACTTCATTTGGCTTCTTTGCAGCTGAATCACAGCCCTAAACTCTTTTCTCAGACAAAGAGACCTCAACTCATCCTTTCACAGGCGGCCCCGTTAGGAAACTCACCAGTGCCTGGGcgagaggaaaatgaaaatgaacattttttgcCCAGTCGCCTGTTCGGGCTGCACAGGCTGGAAGAAGGCAGGGTCAGCGTTGGCCTGTCCTCCTTTCTGGTTTCCTGGTCTTTTCATCGACTAGATTCTCGCTTGGGGCTGGCGAGCTGAGCTGCCCTTTCCCTGGGCTCTCCCTGCTCAAAACTGGACTTCTGTTAGCTGGGATGGTTTCCTGGTGTCTGAAGGGAACTGGCTGAGCATTTGCGCTTGTTGTGCTGGGAAAtagaaatttgagaaagaaaaaaaaatcaaatgttcgGTCCCCAGCAACAAGTCTGAGTGCAGCAGCCCCCGAATTCCCTGCCAGCTTTGAGTGGAACCAGGATGGGGAATGAAGGCAAAGGGCTGGGGCTTGAAgggtggttttaaaaaaaaatgttatatactttgtttttaaaaaagatatatcgGAGCCACTCAGTCTTTTCTGCTGCCTACAAGGGAAATTTGGATCCTGCCTCCACTGCCGTTGTAAAACTCTTATCTGCAAGGAGAAGCTTTCTCTAGAGGCTGTACTGCTTTCACCAGGGAGAACAAATCTTGAACCCACCTCTCctgcctttcaaaaaaaaaaaaaaaaacaagggaggGGACCTGAGGGGAGAAGGGTAGCCGCCgttgggagggggagaggggaaataattcttcaaaaaagaaaagtcagtcctctcctctcctgttcGTGGAATATCCAAGGGGGACGTTGACAAGAGGGTATTTTTAGGAAACGCGTCCAAATATACAGAGTAAGAGtgaatgtgagaaaaaaaaagttgtgggtTGTAGAAGTTATCAAGTGGGATTTGCGGCGCTCTCTGCAGGAAACGCAAGCGGCTCCAGTTCAAAGCCACATGCACCAACGTGACATATAAGCCATTAAAATATCATCCTGACGGCTCATTTCTGCTTCATCATACATTCCCTAACTGCTTCCCGAAAGctggaaaaggagaaatgaaagatgacCGCCTCGCTGGAACCACAAAAGAGAGGCTTGGAGGGTTTTGTGGTCCCCCTCAGCCACCTCAAAGTGATGTGCAGAAATGAGGCGATCCCGGCAACAGGTGGAGCGGGGTAAGTGCATGAGTCCGGGGGGCAGACAGACCGGACCTGTACCCCCAGCAGCGGGGTAGGAAGCACCCTTATCGCGGCCCTTGGCACCCAAACCCCACTGGGGTAAGAGGCCCAGCTAGATttttcccccatcccctccctccgTAGCCCCCCAACTGTGGGTACAGGCCCCACCCCGCTGAcactgaggggaggagggggccctTCCGCCGAGAGGCTACGCTGGAGATGAGTCCATCCCTTCTTCTGGGGGGCGGTGCAAGGGGGACGAATGGGGCTCCCACTGGCACGCGGACCAAGGGCAGCTTGTTGCCTGCccgccttccctcccctctttgtAAATCGCCTGGGTGCCCCACCGTTGGCCCAAGAAGGGGAGTCATGGCCCAGAGCTTCCCTCGCCCCGAGTAAGCTGGGCCCGCGCAGGAGGGGGCCCCTGCAGACAGCTTCTCCGTCCTGCCCCCGAGAGGATGGCAGGGAAAGACTCGGCTTCCCCTCTCCAGGGTCAAAGGAGCCAAGTTACCCCGGCTGGCAGCAAGATGATGGAGCTTCTCCACCGCAACCTGACGGGGGATGCCGGCTGGGTCAGCTGCGGGGCCCGCATCCTCGCCTTCGTGCAGTCTGGTCCTGCCTCAGGACACTGACCGCCGGGATCCGCTCTCTGCGCGCGGCGGGCTGTGGGTTTGGGACTTGACTTTCTTTCTCCGGGATGCGAACGAGGGCTATGACTAGCTCTCAAAGGAGAAGGCCGTAGCTACCTGGGATTCTGGCCACTACCCTAGACACATAGAGGCCCTGGAAATTAGGGACAAGTGGGGCGGGAACAGAGTCAGGCTGTGAAAGAAAGCTAGAACTGCCCCAAAGGGAAAGTTTGGGGTTGATGAATGGTCCATGGGGACATCTGGGAGCCAGCGAGGTCTTCGGAATGGAGAAGGGGCGTTGGAGGGGCTGCAACTTGGCCTGCACCGTCTGCAGGAAACTCCCTTTGGATCGCAAGGTCATATTTCTACCCCTTTTCCGACAGCATTGGCCTCAGAGCGGCCTGCGAAGAGGCACCATGTTCCCTTCCTCTGTCTGGCCGCCGGCagttttgtgggggggggggggttcaaaGGGACGGTTAAATGTCCAGGCTGGTACTTCAAGCGACCCACTAACGCAGATTCTATTCTGGGCACACGGAGGTCGCCCAGTCTTCAGCCCCCAGCTGGAGGAACCTCAGCTTTTCCCTCTAGGGAACAGAAGAATGAGAAAAGGCCGTTGCACAACCCAGCCTCAAAGCCCAAATTCCTGGTGTTTGAGGGCCCGATGAAGGGGAGTCAGGGAGGTTCCGGGTGCAGCTGGCGACAGCAGGCCACGGGCAGAGGCCGGAGCCGTTTTGCCTTTAGCCAGGGAGCTCCCAGACAGCCTGCCGGGCCCCTGCTCTGCACCCGCCCCGCCGGCTGAGCTGTGGCCGAGAGGCGGGCATGCCTTTGCCGGCGCTCCTGCGGGTTAATCAGTGTGGAGCAGCGGGGAAGTCTCGGGGACTGAAGTCGCTGGCTTGGGAAGCAGGCTGAAGATGACCTCTGACCTTGGGCAGGCCTGCGCCTGTTAGGGCGACCCCACAATGTGCAAGCTTGGTGttcccccaaaagaaaaatgatgccTTTTGCCTGTACCCACTGGCCCACTTTCACAGCTCTCCCCCAGCACGATCAATTACTGAAGCTCATTGGCACACTTTTCTTGTCTCAAGGGAAAGAAGGCAGATTCCAATAAGTCTCCAGGTTGTGCTCCTGACTGGTGATTCAGTGCCCAGAGCTGGTGTGAGGAGACAAGTCAGGAGCAATCATTCGGGGAAAACCAAGCTGAGCATTTTCAGGGCTTTTATATCCCTGGGTTGGCAAGGATCTCAGGTCCAGGGGCCCAGGGACTGCTCCTAGATTCTCTCACCCCTCCTTCAGCGAGATGACTGGCTTGCTAAGTGGGGTCAGAGTTTGAACCAAAGGAGAAGATATTTACCCGGGTTCCATGCACAGGCCCGGTGATGGAGCTGCTACAGGAGCAGTTTAAGGTTGGTCCCAGTTGCCTGCCTGAAATCCAGCCTCTGAGACATTTGTTTGCATGCCTGTGGGTTTATAATGCACAAAAGATTGTCAGGACCTGGGGATAGAAGTGACCCAGGCCTCTTAAAGGGAGGGCTCGAGCAGCATTGTAGGTGTGGACAGAGTTCTTTAGGGAAACTCACACCCATTTCCCTCTGAAGCAAAAAAGTAAATTCTATTAGTTCCAACCAACCAGGACTTTTCCTGTGCCAGACATCCTGCCATGAGGAAATTTTAGAGCAAGGACACCCAGCACGCTGCCCTTCTGTAGGAATGCAAAGTtgggctttctttctttcctgatttgTGCGGGAAGGAGCTTATTACCTTTGGGGACAGATGCTTTTTGGTTAGAAAGAatcgaaaataaataaaaccctctGGGAAAAGGTGAGTCTAAACCCCTACTTCCACCCCTCAGGCTTGGACccagaaaagaagggagagtgAAAGGTGAAAATACCTAAGCTAGTTCAAGCCCGGGTTGGGggttgagggagagagaaagagatctttGAGCATAGAGAACTGGAAAGTCTTTGAGATAGCAGAGGCCCACTTGGATTTGGCCTGTGGTTCAACAAGTTAAACAACTGCTTGTTCTGTGGGCTGGAGTGTCAAGACAGGCAGACGTCCTCATTGACAGAGAGCTTGCTGTGTTTGTCCAGCCTGAGACCTTTTCAATGACTGTTTGTCTTTCTAGGCCAAATTGAGGTTTGGGGCTGGGTGAATCGCCTCTGTTTGGCTGTTCCACTGCTTTCAGCTTTGCCTGACAGATGCAGAAGTCCCCAAGATGAGTTTAAGGTTTTAAGATGACCAAAGGCTGGGTAGCTCTATCCAAAAAGTGAATTTGATAAGGAATGCaaatattttgggggtgggggtgggttatTTCTAAGCTGCTTAACTAAAATATGTGGACAACCAGGACCAATTGATAGAAATAatctcccccccaaccccaatctgatgaattttatattattcacTTTCAAAAACCAACTGCGATGGCTTCCAGATGGGTGAGGGGGCGGAAGCCATGTGAGGGTTAGGGATTCCACACCACTTTGGGCACAACAGGAGCTACATGCCTGCAAAGAAATTCCTCTCCTATCAGTTCCAACACTTACAACTCAATTTTTAACCTGCTAACCTCCCAGAGGACACCCAGCCCTCCTTCTCACTAAACTCAATTAATTAATGAACTTAAAATGATGGGGGCTTCTcagataaaaatgtttaaattctggAGTGAGAGACGTTTGAACACTGACTGACTGAAAGTGTGCTTAACTCTACCTGTAAGGGAGATCCACAAATAAGTTACGGATAAAAATCTAGTTGGGAAGtgatgatttttaatatttttttatcacCCAGGACATATTATTTTGCAGTAAATATGGGTAGTTCCCAGCAGAATTCTCTTCTTTCACTTCCAAATTTGAAAATAGtcaaagaaaacactgaaaaggTCTTCAGACCAACACTTTCTTTCACTCATACATTCAGGCCACACAATCTTGCCATACGAGCATGTAGGAAATCGTTTAACTAGTGactgtctctcttttcttcccaaaCAGGCTCAAAGTCAGAAAATGAGATACAAGACTTCTTTGGTGATGAGGAAACGAATGCGGCTTTACCGAAACGCCCTGAAAGAGTCAAGTAAGTTAATATCCTCTTTTGAATATTGGTTTGCGGAAGTTATTTTTGAAGTAGGAAGTTATTTTCGTatgtttttttggtcttttggtTATGTTGGTtgtgagtttgggggtgtttctTGAATTCCAATGAAACTTAGAACAACACCTTGGTGTTTGATGCATTTGCACACAAATCAGCGACACAacatcccaccagcagccagCTAAGCCCCCTCAATGTCTACTCATCTGGACGTTCTAGAATTAATATTTGACGACTCTCTCATTGAAACAACCACCCCTGACCTTCTGCAGTTCCACTGTCACATTATTCTATGACATATTCATCTTGAATTCATTTCCGGACGATTTGATTGGAATGAGGTTTGACATGTATTGGCTTCCATGAAAGGAGCAGACTTTGATCTTGGTGATGGGGTTTACATGATATGCATCAACTTTACCAGGGACACCAGCCTTCCGCAATGTGGCAACCACGATGTTCCCACAATGTGGTGTCTGAACAGGGAGTGACTGACAGCCGCTCTGTCAGGAATACCTTCATTGTgaagaatttaatttaatattccaTTTAGAATAAGCATATGATTTAGGGTTGGGTGTTTCCCCTTTCAGGCATCTAGTTTCCCTCATTTCAACTACACCACCAGCTGACGGTTGCCTCCAAGGTATTCCCTTGTTGGTAGGAAATGCAACCTTCTTAATAAAAGTTAAATGGACAACTTAGGAAATGACTCTCTCCTattattttgggatgatttgatGGCAAATTCCCTAGAGGGATGTGGTTATTATGTAAATTCCGTTGTTTTAATTCCTCAGTGCTGTTCTGGAAGATCCTTTAACAATGTTTCCTAATCATTTGTCAAATGATGGTTTGCTGGGAAATTAAATTTTATC encodes the following:
- the ZIC1 gene encoding zinc finger protein ZIC 1; the encoded protein is MLLDAGPQYPAIGVTTFGASRHHSAGDVAERDVGLGINPFADGMGAFKLNPSSHELASAGQTAFTSQAPGYAAAAALGHHHHPGHVGSYSSAAFNSTRDFLFRNRGFGDAAAAASAQHSLFAASAGGFGGPHGHTDAAGHLLFPGLHEQAAGHASPNVVNGQMRLGFSGDMYPRPEQYGQVTSPRSEHYAAPQLHGYGPMNVNMAAHHGAGAFFRYMRQPIKQELICKWIEPEQLANPKKSCNKTFSTMHELVTHVTVEHVGGPEQSNHICFWEECPREGKPFKAKYKLVNHIRVHTGEKPFPCPFPGCGKVFARSENLKIHKRTHTGEKPFKCEFEGCDRRFANSSDRKKHMHVHTSDKPYLCKMCDKSYTHPSSLRKHMKVHESSSQGSQPSPAASSGYESSTPPTIVSPSTDNPTTSSLSPSSSAVHHTAGHSALSSNFNEWYV